DNA sequence from the Sphingomonas sp. genome:
GCGGCCAGGCTCGACGGCAACAGCGTGGTGCGCTCGATCTACGGCGCCGACACGATCAGCGAGCGGCATCGCCACCGCTACGAGGTCAACGCCCGCTATCGCGACGCGCTGGAAGGCGGCGGCCTGGTGTTCAGCGGCATGAGCCCGGACGGCGAGCTGCCCGAGATCGTCGAGCGGCCGGACCATCCCTGGTTCGTCGGCGTCCAGTTCCACCCGGAGCTGAAGTCCAAGCCCTTCGATCCGCACCCGCTCTTCGCCAGCTTCATCGAAGCGGCCGTGAAGCAGTCGCGGCTGGTCTGACGCCGAAGGCAACGGCGAAGCGACCAATTCGCCCGGCGAACCGAGCGCGACCCCGTGAAAACCCGATATTGAGGCGATCCGCCCCGGCGGCTAGCGTTATGGAACGAAACGGGTTTCTTCCCCATTTCGTGCCGGACGGGATATCAGGGGGTGAAGGCGCGTCTCCAAACCAGCGCCGATCTTCCTCCCGTCCGGATTGCGATTGCCCTGCTTTCGATTCGCTTTTGCGCTAAAGGCGGAAAGGCCTGATGCGCGCAAACATGGCCTCGCGCGAGGCGACGCCCATCTTGTTGTAGAGACTGCGGATGTGCGAACGCACCGTCTCAATGGACAAGTCCTTGGCTTCCGCGATCGCCTCGGCATTCAGTCCGTCGGCCATGTTCAGCAGGATGCGGTGCTCGGCCGGCGTGAGCTGAAACGCGCGCTCGAGATCGGCATAATGCGGTCGGAAGCCGGCGCCGCTGCGCAGGAAAGTTAGCCCCACCCGGCCGGTTTCGCCGCTTTCAGCCGCGATACGCCGGGCGCGCAGCAGCAGATGGCCGTCGCCGTCGCGGGTGGAGAGCGCGAGCGTCGAAATTGCTCCGTCGCACTGCTTCACGAAGGCGGCGAGCTCCGCCTGATGCGCCCGCTCGTGCACGACCAGCAGGCCGTCCTTCAGCTCGAGATCGGTGCCTTGCGCGAACTCTGTGCGGGCCGCCGCATTGGCCCAGACGAGCAGGAGATCGTCCGTGCAGATCAATCGCGGCTGTTCTTCGCACTCCATCCAGGCGAGCGCCAGCAGAGCGGACGCCATCGCGTCTTCCCCCTCCTTATCCAGCTCGCCCACCGATTACGCTCCCCCAAAGTCCGAGCGGGCGATACCCCGCAAGCCGGCTTTCCCATCCAGATCGCCTTGCAGAAATTCGAAAATCCCGGGCATGTCAATTTAAACCAAAGGTCGTGGCGGGAACGAAACAAAGAGCCTTTCCGACGAAGAAGCCGCTGTGGATAACATTGCACCGTCAAGCATTTCCTTCGCTTTTTCCGAATGACTCCGCCGTTGTTCGTGGCAAGGTTCGGACGGGCATTGTGTCATTATCGGACACCCCCTTTCTTCATGGCCGAAAATAGGCCGTGGCGTTA
Encoded proteins:
- a CDS encoding helix-turn-helix transcriptional regulator; amino-acid sequence: MGELDKEGEDAMASALLALAWMECEEQPRLICTDDLLLVWANAAARTEFAQGTDLELKDGLLVVHERAHQAELAAFVKQCDGAISTLALSTRDGDGHLLLRARRIAAESGETGRVGLTFLRSGAGFRPHYADLERAFQLTPAEHRILLNMADGLNAEAIAEAKDLSIETVRSHIRSLYNKMGVASREAMFARIRPFRL